The Heyndrickxia vini genome contains a region encoding:
- a CDS encoding M48 family metallopeptidase produces the protein MLRKWTFRAVIAYLLFGIAIYVYLFYLAGASVPDHLKGTSVDPATFLNSREIMLSEEYSKIRNLLFFISTPYEWLFYFLILIFGISKGFERWAKSTSRFHIVQSAIYLFLLSVISFIVTFPLSYISYRFSKTYNISTQTFSLWMKDEVIDFWVNFIEMFIIVSVLYWLMKRFKRRWWVPAWLLSIPFMIFMMFIQPVVIDPLYNDFYPLKNKDLETKILALAEKANIPAEHVYEVNMSEKTNSLNAYVTGIGSNARIVLWDTTLEQLNEDEILFIMAHEMGHYVEKHIYFGIAGYIILTGIGLWITAWVMNRLVRKKGTELKVTAVSSLSSLPLFLLITSVLLFAASPITNWVSRYEEMRADRYGMKMTDDKKAAVQTFHDLTKSGLSQVNPPYLVKIFRYDHPTMLERIRMVEDFKEKNKR, from the coding sequence TTGTTAAGAAAATGGACATTTCGTGCAGTCATCGCCTATTTGCTATTTGGAATAGCCATATATGTTTATCTATTTTATTTAGCGGGTGCTTCTGTTCCTGACCATCTAAAAGGGACAAGTGTTGATCCTGCAACATTCTTAAATAGCAGGGAAATTATGCTTAGCGAGGAATATTCCAAAATCAGAAACCTACTATTTTTCATTTCTACACCTTATGAGTGGCTGTTTTACTTTTTAATCCTTATTTTTGGAATATCAAAAGGGTTTGAAAGATGGGCGAAAAGTACATCGAGGTTTCACATTGTACAGTCTGCTATCTACCTATTTTTGTTATCTGTCATTTCATTTATCGTCACTTTTCCGTTAAGTTATATTTCGTACCGCTTTTCAAAGACTTATAATATTTCAACTCAAACCTTTTCATTATGGATGAAAGATGAAGTGATTGATTTTTGGGTGAATTTTATTGAAATGTTTATAATCGTATCGGTGCTATATTGGCTGATGAAACGTTTTAAAAGAAGATGGTGGGTTCCAGCTTGGCTCCTATCGATTCCATTTATGATTTTCATGATGTTTATTCAGCCCGTTGTTATAGATCCATTATATAATGACTTTTACCCTTTAAAAAATAAAGACTTAGAAACGAAAATTTTAGCATTAGCCGAAAAAGCAAATATTCCTGCTGAACATGTGTATGAAGTAAATATGTCAGAAAAAACAAACTCATTAAATGCCTATGTGACGGGAATTGGTTCCAATGCAAGAATAGTTTTATGGGATACGACATTGGAACAGCTGAATGAGGATGAAATTCTTTTTATCATGGCACATGAAATGGGACACTATGTAGAAAAACATATTTACTTTGGCATTGCAGGCTACATTATCCTTACTGGAATCGGCCTATGGATAACCGCATGGGTGATGAATAGACTAGTTCGGAAAAAAGGAACAGAGTTGAAAGTTACAGCTGTTTCCAGTTTAAGTTCACTCCCATTATTTTTATTAATTACTTCCGTTTTACTTTTTGCTGCGAGTCCGATTACGAATTGGGTATCGCGTTATGAGGAAATGCGGGCAGATCGCTATGGAATGAAAATGACCGATGATAAAAAAGCGGCTGTTCAAACATTCCATGACTTAACGAAATCCGGACTTAGCCAAGTAAATCCACCATATCTGGTGAAAATTTTCCGCTACGATCATCCGACGATGCTGGAACGGATAAGGATGGTTGAAGATTTTAAGGAAAAGAACAAACGTTAA
- a CDS encoding MBL fold metallo-hydrolase: MKLTVIGPWGGYPKVNGASAGYLLEHEGFSLLVDCGSAVLSKLQQYINPEQLDAVIVSHYHPDHIADIGVLQHALIIGKYMDKNIKTLPIYGHNEDEHGFQSLFFDDVTKGVPYEENEEVSIGPFKVTFLRTKHPVSCFAMRIEAGDAIFVFTADSSYLETFASFAANADILLCESNFYGDMDGSAAGHMTSYEAGEIARAAQVKNLILTHLPQYGDLNQLKSEAAEKFSGTIFIAEEGLVIDLL; encoded by the coding sequence ATGAAGCTAACGGTCATCGGTCCTTGGGGAGGTTACCCAAAAGTAAATGGTGCCAGTGCAGGATATTTGCTTGAGCATGAAGGATTTTCCCTTTTAGTCGATTGCGGCAGTGCAGTATTATCTAAACTTCAACAATACATAAATCCGGAACAGTTAGATGCAGTGATTGTTTCACATTATCATCCAGACCATATCGCTGATATTGGTGTACTTCAGCATGCATTAATTATCGGGAAATATATGGACAAGAACATAAAAACGCTGCCAATATACGGACATAATGAAGATGAGCATGGGTTCCAGTCATTATTTTTTGATGATGTTACAAAAGGTGTGCCTTATGAGGAAAATGAAGAAGTATCCATTGGCCCATTTAAGGTCACCTTTTTAAGAACAAAACACCCTGTATCCTGTTTTGCTATGAGGATTGAAGCAGGAGACGCTATTTTCGTTTTCACAGCAGATTCATCCTATTTAGAAACCTTTGCTTCATTCGCTGCTAATGCGGACATCCTTCTATGTGAAAGTAATTTTTATGGAGATATGGATGGTTCAGCAGCAGGACATATGACAAGTTATGAAGCGGGAGAAATCGCAAGAGCTGCTCAAGTAAAAAATTTAATCCTTACCCATTTACCACAATATGGTGACTTGAATCAATTGAAGAGTGAAGCAGCTGAAAAGTTTTCAGGTACTATTTTCATTGCAGAAGAAGGTCTAGTTATAGATTTGTTGTAG
- a CDS encoding TIGR00266 family protein, translating into MNNHDIDYKIYGDDMQFVEVELDPEETVVAEAGSLMMMEDDIRMETIFGDGASGGGGFMGKIFSAGKRMLTGESLFMTTFTNEGIGKKHVSFASPYPGKIIPMDLSELDGKIICQKDAFLAAAKGVSVGVEFQRKIGTGFFGGEGFIMQKLEGDGLAFVHAGGTIHRKDLSAGETLRVDTGCLVAMTKDVDYSIEFVKGVKTALFGGEGLFFATLRGPGSVWIQSLPFSRLASRVFAAMPAAGGSKDEGSIAKGLFNLFDGD; encoded by the coding sequence ATGAACAATCATGATATTGATTACAAAATTTATGGCGATGATATGCAATTTGTTGAAGTGGAACTCGATCCAGAAGAGACTGTAGTTGCTGAAGCTGGCAGCTTGATGATGATGGAAGATGATATTCGAATGGAAACGATTTTTGGAGACGGTGCATCCGGCGGTGGAGGCTTCATGGGGAAAATTTTTAGTGCGGGAAAAAGGATGCTAACTGGTGAAAGCTTATTTATGACCACTTTCACTAATGAAGGAATTGGGAAAAAACATGTTTCCTTCGCTTCTCCGTATCCCGGGAAAATTATACCAATGGACTTAAGTGAGTTGGATGGGAAAATTATTTGTCAAAAAGATGCCTTTTTAGCGGCTGCAAAAGGTGTTTCTGTCGGAGTTGAATTTCAACGTAAAATCGGAACAGGATTTTTCGGCGGTGAAGGTTTTATCATGCAAAAGCTTGAAGGTGATGGCCTTGCATTTGTACATGCCGGGGGAACGATACATAGAAAAGATCTTTCGGCTGGTGAGACATTACGAGTAGATACAGGATGTTTAGTTGCAATGACAAAAGATGTTGACTATAGCATTGAATTTGTAAAAGGTGTTAAAACAGCATTATTCGGTGGAGAGGGATTGTTTTTTGCTACACTTAGAGGTCCGGGATCCGTTTGGATTCAGTCTCTTCCATTTAGCAGACTTGCAAGCAGAGTATTTGCTGCAATGCCAGCTGCTGGCGGATCAAAGGATGAAGGCAGTATTGCAAAAGGATTATTTAATTTATTTGATGGGGATTGA
- a CDS encoding enoyl-CoA hydratase-related protein, with translation MENILFKVKNYIGYVTLNREKAMNAFNYDTLCELASVVESIRTNSEVRAVIFIGAGEKAFSVGADLKERKTLSDYEVRRNVFKIGEVFESIANLPQPTIAAMNGYAFGGGMELALSCDFRIAVSDAVMGLTETSLAIIPGAGGTQRLPRLIGEAKAMELILTAKRMTADEAYQYGVVTKVVERARFFDEVNEFVGRIQANGPIAIQQAKFAIKNGMNVDLHTGLEIERKAYEMTIPTEDRVEALHAFAEKRKPNFKGK, from the coding sequence ATGGAGAATATTTTATTTAAGGTTAAAAACTATATTGGATATGTTACACTGAACCGTGAAAAGGCAATGAATGCGTTTAATTACGATACACTTTGTGAGCTTGCAAGTGTTGTAGAATCAATTAGAACGAATTCGGAAGTTCGTGCGGTCATTTTTATAGGGGCAGGTGAAAAGGCTTTTAGTGTTGGAGCGGATTTAAAAGAAAGAAAAACTTTATCCGATTATGAGGTCCGAAGAAATGTTTTCAAAATCGGAGAAGTTTTCGAATCGATTGCAAATCTGCCGCAACCAACCATTGCCGCTATGAACGGTTATGCATTTGGTGGCGGGATGGAACTTGCTTTATCCTGTGACTTTAGGATTGCTGTTTCCGATGCAGTAATGGGCCTTACAGAAACTAGTTTAGCAATAATTCCTGGAGCCGGTGGAACACAGAGATTGCCTCGGTTGATTGGTGAAGCAAAGGCGATGGAATTAATTTTAACTGCGAAAAGAATGACAGCCGATGAAGCGTATCAATACGGTGTAGTGACAAAGGTGGTCGAACGAGCTCGTTTCTTTGACGAAGTAAATGAGTTTGTAGGTAGAATTCAAGCAAATGGACCGATCGCTATTCAACAAGCTAAATTTGCAATAAAAAATGGAATGAATGTCGATTTACATACCGGTTTAGAGATTGAGAGAAAAGCCTATGAAATGACGATTCCTACAGAGGACCGGGTCGAAGCTCTTCATGCATTTGCAGAAAAAAGAAAGCCTAATTTTAAGGGGAAATAA
- a CDS encoding lipoate--protein ligase codes for MLFIDNNGITDPQINLAIEEYALNHLDINETYLLFYINQPSIIIGRNQNTIEEINTEYVDKNNIIVVRRLSGGGAVYHDLGNLNFSFITKDDGESFHNFLKFTEPVIEALQKLGVNAELSGRNDIQVGGRKISGNAQFSTKGRMFSHGTLMLDSEIENVVSALKVKKDKIESKGIKSIRSRVANISEFLEEKLTMEEFRQLILKHIFGGSENIQEYKLTDDDWAKIHKISEERYQNWEWNYGKSPKFNLQHTHRFPVGGIDVRLEVNKGIIENCKIYGDFFGVGNVSDIEEKLTGVRYDRSEIEKALTDIEVKHYFGNITKEELIDLIY; via the coding sequence ATGTTGTTTATTGATAATAACGGGATTACTGATCCACAAATTAATTTAGCGATAGAAGAGTATGCATTGAATCATTTAGATATTAACGAAACGTATTTATTATTTTATATTAATCAGCCTTCAATTATTATTGGAAGAAACCAAAATACAATTGAAGAAATTAATACAGAATACGTAGATAAAAATAATATTATTGTCGTACGCCGCTTATCTGGTGGTGGAGCGGTTTATCATGACTTAGGAAATCTTAATTTCAGCTTTATCACGAAAGACGATGGGGAAAGCTTCCACAATTTTTTGAAGTTTACGGAACCAGTTATTGAAGCATTGCAAAAACTTGGAGTAAATGCTGAATTAAGCGGCAGAAATGACATTCAAGTAGGTGGTCGAAAAATATCCGGAAATGCTCAATTTTCCACAAAAGGTAGAATGTTCAGCCACGGAACACTAATGTTAGATTCTGAAATTGAAAATGTTGTTTCAGCATTAAAAGTAAAAAAAGATAAAATTGAATCAAAAGGCATTAAATCTATTCGTAGCCGTGTAGCGAATATCTCCGAATTTTTAGAAGAAAAATTAACAATGGAAGAATTCCGTCAATTAATCTTAAAACATATTTTTGGCGGCAGTGAAAATATTCAAGAATACAAACTAACTGACGATGACTGGGCAAAAATTCATAAGATTTCTGAAGAACGTTATCAAAATTGGGAATGGAATTATGGGAAATCACCAAAATTCAATTTACAGCATACACATCGTTTTCCAGTTGGCGGTATTGACGTACGCTTAGAAGTGAACAAAGGAATAATCGAAAATTGTAAAATCTACGGTGATTTCTTTGGTGTCGGAAACGTAAGTGATATTGAGGAAAAGTTGACTGGCGTGCGCTATGATCGGTCTGAAATAGAAAAAGCACTTACCGATATTGAAGTGAAACATTATTTTGGTAATATTACAAAAGAAGAATTAATTGATTTGATTTATTAA
- a CDS encoding IDEAL domain-containing protein — translation MEKKESYTEMVNAYAMTQIKNEKFMAEIYAEMILNELLLTRRKEVIVKKIDLALDCKDKRAFLLLTDELKELEKQFGS, via the coding sequence ATGGAGAAAAAAGAATCCTACACAGAGATGGTTAATGCGTATGCGATGACACAAATAAAAAATGAAAAATTTATGGCAGAAATTTATGCAGAAATGATTTTAAATGAATTGCTGTTAACTCGGAGGAAAGAAGTAATAGTAAAAAAAATTGATCTTGCTCTAGACTGCAAAGACAAACGAGCATTTTTATTATTAACAGATGAATTAAAGGAACTGGAAAAACAATTCGGTTCATGA
- a CDS encoding fatty acid--CoA ligase family protein produces the protein MNLSSHLKHTAKENAEKTAYFFMDQPVSYAEFDGAVTKFASGLAQLGVQKGDHIALLLGNSPHFVIALYGAMRLGATVIPINPIYTPDEIGYIVTNGDVKAIVALDLLVPLAEKMGSLLPKVENYIICESDPTKKMEFPANTKMKSFSSVVSSGRIEFEGPELLEDDVAVILYTSGTTGRPKGAMLTHKNLYSNAKDIGDYLKMNSDDTVITTLPMFHVFSLSVVVNAPLISGSTIIIVPKFSPKDIFRLIKKYQATVFAGVPTMYNFLYQYPEGNPSDFSSLRLCISGGSSLPVALLKNFEKKFNVFVSEGYGLSEASPVTCFNPLDRPRKAGSIGTNIIHVENKVVNELGEELPPGQVGELVVRGPNVMKGYYNMPEETAVTIRDGWLYTGDLAKMDEEGYFYIVDRKKDMVIVGGFNVYPREVEEVLYEHPDVVEAAVIGVPDPEQGEVVKCFVVRKNDALTEAVLMEYCKQHLAKYKLPHSIEFIEELPKNTTGKILRRALKDQLLQK, from the coding sequence ATGAATTTATCTTCACATTTGAAACATACAGCTAAGGAGAATGCAGAAAAAACGGCTTATTTTTTTATGGATCAGCCTGTGTCATATGCTGAATTTGATGGAGCTGTAACAAAATTTGCAAGTGGGTTGGCGCAATTAGGGGTACAAAAAGGTGATCATATTGCTTTATTATTAGGTAATTCTCCACATTTTGTTATTGCGCTATACGGCGCGATGCGTTTAGGAGCCACTGTCATACCGATTAATCCGATTTACACACCGGATGAAATTGGCTACATAGTAACTAATGGTGATGTGAAAGCTATTGTTGCATTGGATTTACTCGTTCCATTGGCAGAGAAAATGGGTTCCTTGCTTCCAAAGGTGGAAAATTATATTATTTGTGAGTCAGATCCTACGAAGAAAATGGAGTTTCCAGCGAACACTAAAATGAAATCGTTTTCAAGTGTTGTTTCCTCAGGAAGAATCGAATTTGAAGGACCTGAACTTTTAGAAGATGATGTTGCAGTCATCTTATATACCTCCGGAACAACTGGCCGCCCAAAAGGGGCAATGTTAACACATAAAAATCTTTATTCCAATGCGAAAGATATTGGCGATTATTTAAAAATGAATAGTGATGATACGGTAATTACAACCTTACCTATGTTTCACGTTTTTAGCTTAAGTGTTGTCGTGAATGCCCCACTTATTAGTGGTTCAACCATCATCATTGTGCCTAAATTTAGTCCAAAAGATATTTTTAGATTAATAAAAAAATATCAGGCAACCGTTTTTGCCGGTGTGCCGACAATGTACAATTTTTTATATCAATATCCGGAGGGGAACCCTAGTGATTTCTCCTCCCTGCGTCTTTGCATATCCGGAGGTTCTTCACTACCCGTTGCGTTGCTGAAAAACTTTGAAAAGAAATTTAATGTGTTTGTATCGGAAGGTTATGGATTGTCTGAAGCATCACCGGTTACATGCTTTAATCCACTAGATCGTCCCCGGAAAGCAGGGTCAATTGGAACAAACATTATTCATGTGGAAAATAAAGTTGTGAATGAATTAGGGGAAGAACTACCTCCGGGACAAGTTGGTGAGTTGGTTGTCCGTGGACCAAATGTCATGAAAGGCTATTACAACATGCCTGAAGAGACAGCTGTTACGATTCGTGATGGTTGGCTTTACACAGGTGATTTAGCGAAAATGGATGAAGAAGGATATTTTTACATTGTCGATCGCAAAAAGGATATGGTTATTGTCGGCGGATTTAATGTGTATCCAAGGGAAGTAGAGGAGGTCCTCTATGAACATCCAGATGTAGTTGAAGCAGCTGTCATTGGCGTCCCGGATCCTGAACAAGGAGAAGTTGTTAAATGTTTTGTCGTACGTAAAAACGACGCATTAACAGAAGCAGTTCTCATGGAATACTGTAAACAGCATCTAGCCAAATATAAACTGCCTCATTCGATTGAATTTATCGAAGAACTACCGAAAAATACAACAGGGAAAATTTTAAGAAGAGCGTTGAAGGATCAATTATTACAAAAATAA
- a CDS encoding competence protein ComK, giving the protein MSEKIIEEFEISPFTMAILPITYGSKIYSEIIEVENRCISPFKPLEIVKNSCEYYGASYEGRKNGTRRLIGITHKAPIMVDPYSSIYLFPTTSPMNPDCIWFSLNHILHHERSSSNNTLVTLRNKQTLEIPISFSSFTNQLRRASQLQIKYYQHIETMDNKYKRTGFYLNMEASERRREYDYKRFLEE; this is encoded by the coding sequence GTGTCAGAAAAAATAATTGAAGAATTTGAGATTTCACCATTTACTATGGCAATTTTGCCGATCACGTATGGATCAAAAATTTATTCGGAAATAATAGAAGTTGAAAATCGGTGCATATCACCATTTAAACCACTAGAAATCGTGAAAAATAGTTGTGAGTATTATGGGGCTTCCTATGAAGGTAGGAAAAATGGGACAAGACGCCTTATTGGAATTACGCATAAAGCACCTATTATGGTTGATCCTTACTCGTCTATTTACTTGTTTCCAACCACATCTCCTATGAATCCGGATTGTATATGGTTTTCACTTAATCATATTCTTCACCACGAACGATCATCATCTAATAACACCTTAGTTACTCTTCGTAATAAACAGACGTTAGAAATTCCAATCTCCTTCAGTTCATTCACCAACCAATTGCGAAGGGCTTCGCAGCTGCAAATAAAATATTATCAACATATAGAAACTATGGATAATAAATATAAACGTACCGGCTTTTATTTAAACATGGAAGCTTCAGAGCGAAGAAGGGAATATGATTACAAAAGATTTTTAGAGGAATAG
- a CDS encoding S9 family peptidase gives MAKSGIQAEDLYELKSIVDPQFSPNGKEVVFVQTHIEKEKKDYVSNLFYLNLHDKQAKQWTFGNHRTHSPRWSPNGNELAFVSTREGESQIFVLSKFGGEAKQITFSKNGARNPVWSPCGKKIAFSVVIGKEETINDQAKEEKAEDKELKPLEVEKMKYKSDSSGFLDLTQFSHIGMANLETGEIEQLTSGDYHHSLDSWSPDGKYVTYLADFSDDSDESFISDVYLFNLETKESIPVTKGTGSFWQTSWSPNSRYLSFQGNEQEFKNATHSKVWIYDLQTKELNCFTSEIDAPVGDYAVGDFQQGAVLPGVQWAEDNESFYFVISDHGNTIVYYGNISGEIYPALHDKQHVYGFSLNPKDHTAVVAISTATEPGELYFVNLQNGQKEQLTFVNQEFLQTRVLSDVEPIEFESENGWNVHGWLMKPVGFEEGKQYPLILEIHGGPHAMYANTYFNEFQILAAQGYAVLYINPRGSHGYGQKYVDAVRGDYGGNDYKDLMNAVDYVLDQYDFIDKDRLGVTGGSYGGFMTNWIVGHTNRFKAAVTQRSISNWISFYGVSDIGYYFSEWQIIADLNDIEKLWKHSPLAYAKDIETPLLIIHSEKDYRCPIEQAEQLFIALKRQQKQTKFIRFPESNHELSRSGKPDLRIKRLNYIKDWFLQYV, from the coding sequence ATGGCAAAAAGCGGTATCCAAGCTGAAGATTTATACGAGTTGAAATCAATAGTAGATCCACAATTTTCTCCAAATGGGAAGGAAGTTGTATTCGTACAAACACATATCGAAAAAGAGAAAAAGGATTACGTATCAAATTTATTTTATTTGAATTTACATGATAAACAGGCAAAACAATGGACATTCGGTAACCATCGCACACATTCTCCACGCTGGTCCCCAAATGGAAATGAGCTTGCATTTGTATCGACAAGGGAAGGGGAATCACAAATTTTTGTTCTTTCAAAATTTGGAGGAGAAGCGAAGCAAATCACATTTAGCAAAAATGGAGCAAGAAACCCTGTGTGGTCTCCATGCGGCAAGAAAATTGCCTTTTCAGTTGTCATTGGAAAAGAGGAAACGATCAATGATCAAGCAAAAGAAGAAAAGGCGGAAGATAAAGAATTAAAGCCGTTAGAAGTCGAAAAGATGAAATATAAGTCTGACTCAAGTGGTTTTTTGGACCTTACACAATTTTCACATATTGGAATGGCGAATCTTGAAACAGGAGAAATTGAACAGCTAACAAGTGGTGATTACCATCATTCACTTGATTCGTGGTCCCCGGATGGAAAATATGTAACCTATCTTGCCGATTTTTCTGATGATAGTGATGAATCGTTTATTTCAGATGTCTATTTATTTAACCTAGAAACAAAAGAGTCGATTCCGGTGACGAAAGGAACGGGGAGTTTTTGGCAAACATCTTGGTCGCCTAATAGTCGTTATTTATCATTCCAAGGCAATGAGCAGGAATTTAAAAATGCTACTCATAGTAAAGTTTGGATATATGATTTACAGACGAAAGAACTTAATTGTTTCACAAGCGAAATTGATGCACCGGTAGGGGATTATGCTGTTGGCGATTTTCAGCAGGGAGCGGTTTTGCCAGGTGTGCAGTGGGCAGAAGATAATGAAAGCTTTTATTTCGTCATTTCAGACCATGGAAACACGATTGTCTATTATGGAAATATATCGGGAGAAATTTATCCAGCATTGCATGACAAGCAACATGTTTATGGGTTTTCATTAAATCCAAAAGATCATACAGCAGTAGTTGCGATTAGTACAGCAACAGAACCCGGTGAGTTATATTTCGTTAATTTACAAAACGGTCAAAAAGAACAACTAACATTTGTAAATCAGGAATTTCTGCAAACGCGAGTGCTTTCAGATGTTGAACCAATTGAATTCGAAAGTGAAAATGGATGGAACGTACATGGTTGGCTCATGAAACCAGTTGGATTCGAAGAAGGGAAACAATATCCTTTAATTCTAGAAATCCATGGTGGGCCACATGCGATGTATGCAAACACCTATTTTAATGAATTTCAAATTCTAGCTGCACAAGGATATGCTGTCCTCTATATAAATCCACGGGGCAGTCATGGCTACGGACAAAAGTATGTTGATGCAGTTCGTGGCGATTATGGTGGTAATGATTATAAGGATTTAATGAATGCAGTAGATTATGTTCTTGATCAATATGATTTTATTGATAAAGATCGTCTTGGTGTTACGGGAGGAAGCTATGGCGGGTTTATGACAAACTGGATCGTCGGACATACGAATCGATTTAAAGCAGCTGTCACACAACGATCGATCTCCAATTGGATTAGTTTTTACGGTGTAAGTGACATCGGCTATTATTTCTCGGAGTGGCAAATTATTGCAGATTTAAATGATATTGAAAAACTCTGGAAGCATTCACCACTCGCCTATGCGAAGGATATTGAAACACCCCTGTTAATTATCCATAGTGAGAAAGACTATCGTTGTCCAATTGAACAAGCAGAACAATTATTTATAGCTCTTAAACGTCAGCAAAAACAAACAAAATTTATTCGTTTTCCTGAATCCAATCATGAACTATCAAGAAGTGGGAAACCTGACTTAAGAATAAAACGGTTAAATTATATTAAAGATTGGTTCTTACAATATGTATAA
- a CDS encoding GDSL-type esterase/lipase family protein — protein sequence MERRIIRYCAIGDSLTVGIGSDIFSKGFITRYMYLTHQALHARVHPAVFGKTGATTGDILKSLNHPFLYKGMKAADIITITAGGNDLIDAAKKFLQDKKEKDFFIALEQGKRNLDNIIMRITELKQYDQRYIIRMMNLYNPFPEINGVDKWVEAYNQNIERLTKSPLIKVADIHQLFIGREKKVLSSDHIHPNHHGYCMIADALAKLGYDSL from the coding sequence ATGGAACGAAGGATTATTCGTTATTGTGCAATCGGGGATTCTTTAACTGTTGGAATTGGTTCAGACATATTTTCAAAAGGCTTTATTACGAGATATATGTATTTAACTCATCAGGCATTACACGCACGCGTACATCCGGCCGTTTTTGGAAAAACAGGAGCAACGACTGGTGATATTTTAAAGAGTTTGAATCATCCATTTCTATATAAAGGTATGAAAGCAGCAGATATTATCACTATTACAGCTGGCGGAAATGATTTAATCGATGCCGCGAAAAAATTTTTACAAGATAAAAAGGAAAAAGACTTTTTCATTGCATTAGAACAGGGGAAGCGAAACTTAGACAATATCATCATGCGAATCACTGAATTAAAACAATATGATCAACGATATATCATTCGCATGATGAATCTGTATAATCCTTTTCCCGAAATAAATGGTGTTGACAAGTGGGTTGAAGCATATAATCAAAACATAGAACGACTTACAAAATCACCACTTATCAAAGTTGCGGATATACATCAGCTTTTTATTGGCAGAGAGAAGAAAGTATTATCCTCAGACCATATTCACCCGAACCATCACGGTTATTGTATGATTGCTGACGCCCTTGCAAAACTTGGCTATGATTCACTATAA
- a CDS encoding TVP38/TMEM64 family protein, with product MDFHSLKEWFTIENMMNLIEQYRSFGPLPGILLIVIEAFLPFLPLFLIVLANANAFGLWLGFLISWAGASAGAILVFLVIRRFGKSRILSFLHRNRQVKKITHWVEQHGFGPIFLLLCFPFTPSAVVNIVAGLSKINTFQYILAVVTGKMVMIFIISFVGHDVVSLIYKPLKTVSVLLIIVILWFIGKRIEVRLAKRLKKEQGRG from the coding sequence ATGGATTTTCACTCACTTAAAGAATGGTTCACCATTGAAAATATGATGAATTTAATTGAGCAATATCGTTCATTTGGACCTTTACCAGGGATCTTATTAATAGTAATTGAAGCATTTTTACCTTTTTTGCCGTTGTTTTTAATTGTATTGGCAAATGCGAATGCATTTGGACTATGGTTAGGCTTTTTAATATCTTGGGCAGGGGCCAGTGCAGGAGCAATCCTTGTTTTCTTAGTTATTCGTAGATTTGGAAAGAGTAGAATATTATCTTTTTTACATAGAAATCGTCAAGTTAAAAAAATTACACACTGGGTAGAGCAACATGGATTTGGCCCTATTTTTCTGCTTCTTTGCTTTCCTTTTACCCCTTCAGCAGTTGTCAATATTGTTGCAGGTCTATCAAAAATCAATACATTTCAATATATTTTAGCTGTTGTAACTGGAAAAATGGTAATGATTTTTATTATCAGCTTCGTCGGACATGATGTCGTTTCATTAATATATAAACCGTTAAAAACGGTTTCTGTTCTTCTTATCATCGTCATTCTATGGTTTATTGGCAAAAGAATTGAAGTAAGATTGGCTAAGAGACTGAAAAAGGAGCAGGGAAGAGGATAA
- a CDS encoding FixH family protein produces the protein MIMKKMLLSVLFISTLIIAGCGTKYNGNDSSGNSVEPINVVLDVKEKAKVNENIPLSATVTQGKEKVSDAAKVEYEVWEEGAKDSSKMIKATNEKNGKYTGKVAFDHDGVYTIQVHVTARDMHMMPKKSVVVGNPDLSKVKSTEEGNHHH, from the coding sequence ATGATAATGAAGAAAATGCTATTATCTGTACTGTTTATTTCGACTCTTATTATAGCTGGGTGTGGGACGAAATATAATGGGAACGATTCAAGCGGAAACAGTGTTGAACCAATAAATGTAGTGCTGGATGTTAAAGAAAAAGCGAAGGTAAATGAAAATATTCCTTTAAGTGCTACAGTAACACAGGGCAAGGAAAAAGTATCTGATGCAGCCAAAGTTGAATATGAAGTTTGGGAAGAAGGCGCTAAAGATTCTAGTAAAATGATTAAAGCAACGAATGAGAAAAATGGTAAGTATACAGGAAAAGTTGCTTTTGACCATGATGGCGTTTATACGATACAAGTTCATGTAACGGCAAGAGACATGCACATGATGCCAAAAAAATCAGTAGTGGTAGGGAATCCCGATCTATCCAAAGTGAAATCAACTGAGGAAGGGAATCATCATCATTAA